The following proteins are co-located in the Nocardioides piscis genome:
- the dapE gene encoding succinyl-diaminopimelate desuccinylase gives MAHAPTLDLGTDVVSLTEQLVNIESVSHDEALIADAVEHALRALAHLTVTRRGHTIVARTDLDRGERVVIAGHLDTVPLNDNLPARRDADLLHGLGTCDMKAGDAVMLKLAADVTEPSRDITFIFYEAEEVASVHNGLRLLSESDPDLVRADFAILMEPSNASVEAGCQGTMRVDVRTSGERAHSARSWRGVNAIHAAAPVLARLQEYVARQPVIDGLTYHEGLNATRIHGGVAGNVIPDECVVEVNFRFAPDRSEADAEAFVRDFFDGFDVTVTDMAPGALPGLDRPAAKAFVEAVGGEVAPKFGWTDVARFTALGIPAVNFGPGDPTYAHKQDEHVPIEHIVRCERLLKEWLA, from the coding sequence ATGGCCCATGCCCCCACCCTCGACCTCGGCACCGACGTCGTCTCGTTGACCGAGCAGCTGGTCAACATCGAGTCGGTCTCCCACGACGAGGCGCTGATCGCTGACGCCGTCGAGCACGCCCTGCGCGCGCTGGCGCACCTCACCGTGACCAGGCGGGGCCACACCATCGTCGCCCGCACCGACCTCGACCGCGGTGAACGAGTCGTGATCGCCGGACACCTCGACACCGTGCCGCTCAACGACAACCTGCCCGCTCGGCGCGACGCCGACCTGCTCCACGGCCTGGGGACCTGCGACATGAAGGCCGGGGACGCGGTGATGCTCAAGCTCGCAGCGGACGTCACCGAGCCCAGTCGCGACATCACGTTCATCTTCTACGAGGCCGAAGAGGTGGCCTCGGTGCACAACGGTCTGCGGCTGCTCAGCGAGAGCGACCCCGACCTGGTGCGTGCCGACTTCGCCATCCTGATGGAGCCGAGCAACGCGAGTGTCGAGGCGGGCTGTCAGGGGACCATGCGGGTCGACGTCCGCACCTCGGGCGAACGCGCACACTCAGCGCGCAGCTGGCGGGGCGTCAACGCGATCCACGCGGCGGCACCGGTCCTCGCGCGACTCCAGGAATACGTCGCCCGTCAGCCGGTGATCGATGGACTGACCTATCACGAGGGCCTGAACGCGACCCGGATCCACGGCGGTGTCGCAGGCAACGTGATCCCCGACGAGTGCGTGGTGGAGGTCAACTTCAGGTTCGCCCCCGACCGGAGCGAGGCCGACGCCGAGGCCTTCGTGCGCGACTTCTTCGACGGGTTCGACGTCACCGTCACCGACATGGCGCCCGGTGCGCTGCCCGGCCTCGACCGCCCAGCGGCCAAGGCGTTCGTGGAGGCCGTCGGTGGCGAGGTCGCTCCGAAGTTCGGCTGGACCGACGTGGCCCGCTTCACCGCACTCGGCATCCCGGCGGTCAACTTCGGGCCCGGCGACCCGACCTATGCGCACAAGCAGGACGAGCACGTGCCGATCGAGCACATCGTGCGCTGCGAGCGGCTGCTCAAGGAGTGGCTGGCGTGA
- a CDS encoding TIGR03619 family F420-dependent LLM class oxidoreductase codes for MKRQAAHPGTGDESLPDDRYMRTLDPWVSLATAAAVTSTIRLATAVALPVESDPITLAKTIATLDHLSGGRVTIGAGFGWNTDELADHHVPAGKRRTVLKEYVEAMRSLWTQEEASYGGEFVSFGPSWAYPKPVQAHIPLVIGAEAGPKTVAWIAANADGWMTTPRTEGIADKSKLLHEAWVEAGRDGSPQIHLLITSRPAPEDFATWVEAGVTDLIWGVPDAEEGVVVGYLDKISARLP; via the coding sequence GTGAAGCGGCAGGCCGCACACCCGGGCACGGGCGACGAGAGCCTGCCCGACGACCGCTACATGCGCACCCTGGACCCGTGGGTCTCGCTGGCCACTGCTGCGGCAGTGACGTCCACGATCCGTCTGGCCACGGCGGTCGCGCTCCCCGTGGAGTCCGACCCGATCACGCTGGCCAAGACGATCGCCACCCTCGACCACCTCTCGGGCGGCCGGGTCACCATCGGAGCCGGCTTCGGCTGGAACACCGACGAGCTCGCCGACCACCACGTGCCTGCCGGCAAGCGGCGAACGGTCCTGAAGGAATACGTCGAGGCGATGCGCTCACTGTGGACACAGGAGGAGGCGTCGTACGGCGGGGAGTTCGTCTCCTTCGGCCCCTCCTGGGCCTACCCCAAGCCCGTCCAGGCGCACATCCCTCTCGTCATCGGCGCCGAGGCCGGGCCGAAGACCGTCGCCTGGATCGCTGCCAACGCCGACGGCTGGATGACGACCCCACGCACCGAGGGCATCGCCGACAAGTCCAAGCTCCTGCATGAGGCATGGGTCGAGGCCGGGCGCGACGGGTCTCCGCAGATCCACCTGCTGATCACGAGCAGGCCTGCTCCCGAGGACTTCGCCACGTGGGTCGAGGCGGGCGTCACCGACCTGATCTGGGGCGTCCCCGACGCCGAGGAGGGCGTCGTCGTGGGTTATCTCGACAAGATCTCCGCGCGGCTTCCTTAG
- the ileS gene encoding isoleucine--tRNA ligase, producing the protein MTYPLVSHTSGNPKAVTSSPSFPAIEEAVLAYWDADGTFQASIDQRDAETDGEFVFYDGPPFANGLPHYGHLLTGYVKDLIPRYQTMRGKRVERRFGWDTHGLPAELEAMRQLGLKTTDEIHDLGIEKFNDACRESVLKYTGEWRDYVTRQARWVDFENDYKTMNPEFMESVMWAFKQLHEKGLIYEGFRVLPYCWNDETPLSNHELRMDDDVYKLRQDPAVTVGVRLEDRGDDLDGVLALVWTTTPWTLPSNLAVMVGEEIDYVVVEAPVPGTDRTARYLVAEPRLSAHKKELYPDSDEPVIVARRTGAELVGRAYTPPFSYYLGHDNAFRLVPAEFVTTTDGTGLVHTAGAFGEDDKIVTDREGIEPVMPVGKDGRFTAPVDEYAGMLVFDANLQIMDHLKAATRGDAGGSVTPGTVLLRRETYDHSYPHCWRCREPLIYKGVSSWFVEVTAVKQRLLELNEDIRWVPDHIQHGSFGKWLENARDWSITRNRFWGSPVPVWKSDDPAYPRLDVYGSFEEVERDFGRLPVDHEGNPDLHRPFVDELTRPNPDDPRSPEEGQSTMRRVSDVLDVWFDSGSMSFAQVHYPFENADWFEGHFPGDFIVEYIGQTRGWFYTMHVLAGAIFDKPAFSTCVSHGIVLGSDGQKMSKSLRNYPDVREVFDRDGADAMRWFLMSSPILRGGNLVVTEQGIRDSVRQVLIPLWNSWSFFSLYANAESYAATRSTSSSHPMDRYILAKLRDYVAAMTHELDNYEVANACDSTRSFLDALTNWYIRRSRERFWNSDSTHAFDTLYTVLETVCRVTAPLLPLVSEEVWRGLTGERSVHLTDWPLSEELPADDELVTAMDSIREVCSAGSALRKAASLRNRLPLSQLTVVVADPDQLAPFTSIVADELNVKSVRLLDVATDEAHAYGVEQRLTVNARAAGPRLGKDVQLAIKGSKTGDWSLSDDGTVTSGGLVLVEGEFSLETVAADTGADTATGMLPGGGFVVLDTAVTPELEAEGVARDLIRSVQQARRDAGLDVSDRISLLVSGPVDLVTAARTHERLLAQETLATSVSYAEGPDVAVEVTAV; encoded by the coding sequence ATGACCTATCCGTTGGTCTCGCACACGTCCGGCAACCCCAAGGCCGTCACCAGCTCGCCGTCCTTCCCGGCGATCGAGGAAGCCGTGCTGGCCTACTGGGACGCCGACGGCACCTTCCAGGCGAGCATCGACCAGCGCGACGCCGAGACCGACGGTGAGTTCGTCTTCTACGACGGACCGCCGTTCGCCAACGGGTTGCCGCACTACGGCCACCTGCTGACCGGCTACGTCAAGGACCTGATCCCTCGCTACCAGACGATGCGCGGAAAGCGCGTCGAGCGCCGCTTCGGCTGGGACACCCACGGACTGCCCGCCGAGCTCGAGGCGATGCGCCAGCTGGGGCTCAAGACCACCGACGAGATCCACGACCTGGGCATCGAGAAGTTCAACGACGCGTGCCGCGAGTCGGTGCTGAAGTACACCGGCGAGTGGCGCGACTACGTCACCCGACAGGCGCGCTGGGTGGACTTCGAGAACGACTACAAGACGATGAACCCCGAGTTCATGGAGTCGGTCATGTGGGCGTTCAAGCAGCTTCACGAGAAGGGGCTGATCTACGAGGGCTTCCGGGTCCTGCCCTACTGCTGGAACGACGAGACCCCGCTGTCCAACCACGAGCTGCGCATGGACGACGACGTCTACAAGCTGCGTCAGGACCCGGCCGTCACGGTCGGTGTCCGCCTCGAGGACCGCGGCGACGACCTCGACGGGGTGCTCGCCCTGGTGTGGACGACGACTCCGTGGACCCTGCCCTCCAACCTCGCGGTCATGGTGGGCGAGGAGATCGACTACGTCGTCGTGGAGGCTCCTGTTCCCGGCACCGACCGGACCGCGCGCTATCTCGTCGCGGAGCCGCGGCTGTCGGCGCACAAGAAGGAGCTCTACCCCGACAGCGACGAGCCGGTGATCGTCGCTCGCCGGACCGGCGCCGAGCTCGTCGGTCGCGCCTACACCCCGCCGTTCTCCTACTACCTCGGCCACGACAACGCGTTCCGCCTCGTGCCGGCGGAGTTCGTGACCACCACGGACGGCACCGGTCTGGTGCACACGGCCGGCGCCTTCGGTGAGGACGACAAGATCGTCACCGACCGCGAAGGAATCGAGCCGGTGATGCCGGTCGGCAAGGACGGGCGCTTCACCGCACCGGTCGACGAGTACGCCGGGATGCTGGTCTTCGACGCCAACCTGCAGATCATGGACCACCTCAAGGCCGCGACCAGGGGCGACGCGGGCGGGTCGGTCACCCCCGGGACCGTGCTGCTGCGCCGCGAGACCTACGACCACTCCTACCCCCACTGCTGGCGCTGCCGCGAGCCGCTGATCTACAAGGGTGTCTCGTCGTGGTTCGTCGAGGTGACCGCGGTCAAGCAGCGGCTGCTCGAGCTCAACGAGGACATCCGCTGGGTGCCCGACCACATCCAGCACGGCTCCTTCGGCAAGTGGCTGGAGAACGCCCGCGACTGGTCGATCACCCGCAACCGCTTCTGGGGCTCCCCGGTCCCGGTCTGGAAGTCCGACGACCCGGCCTATCCGCGCCTCGACGTCTATGGCTCCTTCGAGGAGGTCGAGCGCGACTTCGGTCGGCTCCCGGTCGACCACGAGGGCAACCCCGACCTCCACCGTCCGTTCGTCGACGAGCTGACGCGCCCCAACCCCGACGACCCGCGCTCGCCGGAGGAGGGTCAGTCCACGATGCGCCGGGTCAGCGACGTGCTCGACGTGTGGTTCGACTCCGGCTCGATGAGCTTCGCCCAGGTGCACTACCCGTTCGAGAACGCCGACTGGTTCGAGGGGCACTTCCCGGGCGACTTCATCGTCGAATACATCGGCCAGACGCGCGGCTGGTTCTACACGATGCACGTCCTGGCGGGCGCGATCTTCGACAAGCCGGCCTTCTCCACCTGCGTCAGCCACGGCATCGTCCTGGGCAGCGACGGGCAGAAGATGAGCAAGTCGCTGCGCAACTATCCCGACGTGCGCGAGGTCTTCGACCGCGACGGCGCCGACGCGATGCGCTGGTTCCTGATGAGCTCGCCCATCCTGCGCGGCGGCAACCTCGTCGTCACCGAGCAGGGCATCCGCGACTCGGTGCGCCAGGTGCTGATCCCGCTGTGGAACAGCTGGTCGTTCTTCAGCCTCTATGCCAATGCCGAGTCCTATGCCGCGACGCGCAGCACCAGCAGCAGCCACCCGATGGACCGCTACATCCTGGCCAAGCTGCGTGACTACGTGGCCGCCATGACCCACGAGCTCGACAACTACGAGGTCGCGAACGCCTGCGACTCCACCCGCTCCTTCCTCGACGCGCTGACCAACTGGTACATCCGCCGTTCGCGTGAGCGGTTCTGGAACAGCGACTCCACCCACGCCTTCGACACGCTCTACACGGTGCTCGAGACGGTCTGCCGGGTGACGGCGCCGTTGCTGCCGCTGGTCAGCGAGGAGGTATGGCGAGGACTCACCGGCGAGCGCTCGGTGCACCTGACCGACTGGCCGCTGTCCGAGGAGCTGCCGGCCGACGACGAGCTCGTGACTGCGATGGACTCGATCCGCGAGGTCTGCTCCGCGGGGTCGGCGCTCCGCAAGGCCGCCAGCCTGCGCAACCGCCTGCCGTTGTCCCAGCTGACGGTCGTGGTCGCCGACCCGGACCAGTTGGCGCCGTTCACCTCGATCGTGGCCGACGAGCTCAACGTCAAGAGCGTGCGCCTCCTCGACGTCGCCACCGACGAGGCCCACGCCTATGGCGTCGAGCAGCGGCTCACCGTCAACGCCCGCGCTGCCGGCCCTCGGCTGGGCAAGGACGTACAGCTGGCGATCAAGGGCTCCAAGACGGGCGACTGGTCGCTCTCGGACGACGGGACCGTGACGTCGGGTGGGCTCGTGCTCGTCGAGGGGGAGTTCTCCCTCGAGACCGTCGCCGCCGACACCGGTGCCGACACGGCCACCGGCATGCTGCCGGGCGGCGGCTTCGTCGTCCTCGACACCGCCGTGACGCCCGAGCTCGAGGCCGAAGGTGTCGCCCGTGACCTCATCCGCTCGGTTCAGCAGGCCCGACGCGACGCGGGTCTCGACGTCAGCGACCGGATCTCGCTGCTGGTGAGCGGTCCAGTCGACCTGGTCACCGCCGCAAGGACACACGAGCGGCTGCTGGCCCAGGAGACCCTGGCCACGTCCGTGTCCTATGCCGAAGGGCCGGACGTCGCTGTGGAGGTCACCGCGGTCTGA
- a CDS encoding DinB family protein: MTKPGFDGMWLPQAEDPRMQQGATSGERECLVGYLEHYRTTLELKCADLSPEQLGTRSVPPSNISLLGLVRHMARVEQSWFRRVIAGRPELPRLFGGADEDAGFSWPGDTDDALVAEAWSLWRAEVEHAREVLGRTDLDRVVDVHGQPTEVRDLIVHMIEEYARHCGHADLVRECIDGRAGQ; this comes from the coding sequence ATGACGAAACCTGGCTTCGACGGCATGTGGCTCCCCCAGGCGGAGGACCCGAGGATGCAGCAGGGGGCGACGTCGGGCGAGCGCGAGTGCCTGGTCGGCTATCTGGAGCACTACCGCACGACGCTGGAGCTCAAGTGCGCAGACCTCAGCCCCGAGCAGCTCGGCACGCGCTCGGTGCCGCCCTCCAACATCTCCCTGCTGGGTCTGGTGCGGCACATGGCGCGGGTGGAGCAGAGCTGGTTCCGCCGCGTCATCGCCGGCCGGCCCGAGCTGCCACGGCTCTTCGGCGGCGCCGACGAGGACGCCGGCTTCAGCTGGCCCGGGGACACCGACGACGCGCTGGTCGCCGAAGCCTGGTCACTGTGGCGAGCGGAGGTCGAGCACGCACGCGAGGTGCTCGGCCGCACCGACCTCGACAGGGTCGTCGACGTGCACGGCCAGCCCACGGAGGTGCGCGACCTCATCGTGCACATGATCGAGGAATATGCCCGGCACTGCGGCCACGCCGACCTCGTGCGCGAGTGCATCGACGGGCGTGCGGGCCAGTGA
- the dapD gene encoding 2,3,4,5-tetrahydropyridine-2,6-dicarboxylate N-succinyltransferase, with protein sequence MTAASGYGLVTLDATDTVLDVWFPSPTLGEHDASAVPAELSALEGDDELRGVRREVRLVEIADLDSPPTDTADVWLRLHLLSTRLVVPNSINLDGVFGLLTNVVWTSAGPCAVDGFELTRARLRAAGQHVTVFSVDKFPRMVDYVVPSGVRIGDADRVRLGAHVASGTTVMHEGFINFNAGTLGTSMVEGRIVAGVVVGDGSDIGAGASIMGTLSGGGTERVSIGRGCLLGANAGIGIALGDDCVVEAGLYVTAGTKVTLPDGDVVKAKELSGADNVLFIRNSQTGAVEARARVGTGITLNAALHAND encoded by the coding sequence GTGACTGCTGCTTCCGGCTACGGCCTTGTGACCCTCGACGCCACCGACACCGTCCTCGACGTGTGGTTCCCCTCCCCCACGCTCGGCGAGCACGACGCGTCGGCGGTTCCCGCCGAGCTGAGCGCGCTCGAGGGCGACGACGAGCTCCGCGGCGTACGGCGTGAGGTTCGTCTGGTCGAGATCGCCGACCTGGACTCCCCGCCGACCGACACCGCCGACGTGTGGCTGCGGCTCCACCTGCTCTCGACGCGGCTCGTCGTGCCGAACTCCATCAACCTCGACGGTGTCTTCGGCCTGCTCACGAACGTGGTGTGGACGAGCGCGGGTCCGTGCGCCGTGGACGGCTTCGAGCTCACCCGTGCCCGGCTGAGGGCGGCCGGCCAGCACGTCACCGTCTTCAGCGTGGACAAGTTCCCACGAATGGTCGACTACGTCGTGCCGAGCGGGGTCCGGATCGGTGACGCCGACCGGGTGCGCCTCGGCGCCCACGTCGCCAGCGGCACCACCGTCATGCACGAGGGCTTCATCAACTTCAACGCCGGCACCCTCGGCACCTCGATGGTCGAGGGCCGCATCGTCGCCGGCGTGGTCGTCGGCGACGGGTCCGACATCGGCGCCGGCGCCTCGATCATGGGCACCCTGTCCGGCGGGGGCACCGAGCGCGTCAGCATCGGCCGAGGCTGCCTGCTCGGGGCCAACGCCGGCATCGGCATCGCGCTCGGCGACGACTGCGTGGTCGAGGCAGGGCTCTATGTCACGGCCGGCACCAAGGTGACGCTGCCCGACGGCGACGTGGTCAAGGCCAAGGAGCTCTCGGGTGCCGACAACGTCCTGTTCATCCGCAACAGCCAGACCGGTGCCGTCGAGGCCCGGGCCCGGGTGGGGACGGGAATCACCCTCAACGCGGCCCTGCACGCCAACGACTGA
- the dapC gene encoding succinyldiaminopimelate transaminase, whose amino-acid sequence MSPSEVEAVAPRPSPNPRPPVSTKLPDFPWDKLTALAATARAHPDGIVDLSVGTPVDPTPDLVQQALRDAADSPGYPTTIGLPETRQAAIDWLARRFGVTGLGLDSVLPVIGSKELIASLPGHLGIGPGDLVGYPELAYPTYEVGAVLAGARGLATDSLTAFGPEVPRLLWLNSPSNPTGRVLPPDHLRKVVDWCRQRGTILVSDECYLECAWDVQPSSVLHPDICGGSHEGILAVHSLSKRSNLAGYRCAFVAGDPTLVGELLAVRKNLGLQMPGPQQRAMIVALEDDAHVVEQHATYAARRAKLKEALMMAGFTIDHSEASLYLWARRAAGSGGEDCWQTVADLADLGILVAPGDFYGAAGSQHVRVAFTATDERIDAAVARLTG is encoded by the coding sequence GTGAGTCCGTCGGAGGTTGAGGCGGTCGCACCGCGGCCGTCACCAAACCCCCGACCGCCAGTCTCGACGAAGCTCCCCGACTTCCCCTGGGACAAGCTGACGGCCCTCGCCGCCACGGCGCGGGCCCATCCGGACGGGATCGTCGACCTCTCGGTCGGCACCCCGGTCGATCCCACCCCTGACCTGGTGCAGCAGGCGCTGCGCGACGCCGCCGACTCGCCGGGCTATCCCACGACGATCGGGCTGCCCGAGACGCGGCAGGCGGCGATCGACTGGCTGGCCCGACGCTTCGGTGTGACGGGCCTCGGCCTCGACTCGGTCCTGCCCGTGATCGGCTCCAAGGAGCTCATCGCCTCCCTCCCCGGTCACCTGGGGATCGGCCCCGGTGACCTGGTCGGCTATCCGGAGCTGGCCTACCCCACCTACGAGGTCGGCGCCGTGCTGGCCGGTGCCCGCGGTCTCGCCACCGACTCGTTGACCGCGTTCGGGCCCGAGGTCCCCCGCCTGCTGTGGCTCAACTCGCCGTCCAACCCGACCGGCCGGGTGCTGCCCCCCGACCACCTGCGCAAGGTCGTCGACTGGTGTCGCCAGCGCGGGACGATCCTGGTCTCCGACGAGTGCTACCTCGAGTGCGCGTGGGACGTCCAACCCTCCAGCGTGCTGCACCCCGACATCTGTGGGGGGTCCCACGAGGGCATCCTCGCCGTCCACTCGCTGTCCAAGCGCTCCAACCTGGCCGGCTATCGCTGCGCCTTCGTGGCGGGGGACCCGACCCTGGTCGGCGAGCTCCTCGCCGTACGCAAGAACCTCGGACTCCAGATGCCCGGGCCGCAGCAGCGGGCGATGATCGTGGCGCTGGAGGACGACGCCCACGTCGTCGAGCAGCACGCGACGTATGCCGCGCGGCGGGCCAAGCTCAAGGAGGCCCTGATGATGGCGGGCTTCACCATCGACCACTCCGAGGCGTCGCTCTATCTGTGGGCGCGGCGCGCGGCAGGGTCAGGCGGTGAGGACTGCTGGCAGACCGTCGCCGACCTCGCCGACCTCGGCATCCTGGTGGCGCCCGGTGACTTCTACGGAGCCGCAGGCTCCCAGCACGTCCGGGTCGCCTTCACCGCGACCGACGAGCGCATCGACGCGGCCGTCGCGCGGCTGACCGGCTGA
- the fdxA gene encoding ferredoxin — protein sequence MTYVIAQPCVDLKDRACVDECPVDCIYEGKRMLYIHPDECVDCGACEPVCPVEAIFYEDDTPEEWKEYYTANVGFFDDLGSPGGAAKMGEIDKDHPIVAALPPQEHDE from the coding sequence GTGACCTACGTCATCGCCCAGCCGTGCGTCGACCTCAAGGACCGCGCGTGCGTCGACGAATGCCCCGTCGACTGCATCTACGAGGGCAAGCGCATGCTCTACATCCACCCCGACGAGTGCGTCGACTGCGGCGCCTGCGAGCCGGTCTGCCCGGTCGAGGCGATCTTCTACGAGGACGACACGCCGGAGGAGTGGAAGGAGTACTACACGGCCAACGTGGGCTTCTTCGACGACCTCGGCTCCCCCGGTGGCGCGGCCAAGATGGGTGAGATCGACAAGGACCACCCGATCGTCGCTGCGCTGCCGCCCCAAGAGCACGACGAGTGA
- a CDS encoding GNAT family N-acetyltransferase, translating into MPDTSEPHSVGKHLLGPHVVGQRVVVRHLLPDGRATDVLGVCTAWGEDALVIDREGVGPVQVRLADLVTGKPVPPRASVRQRVSAREAEGHGLALWAATERVDLGEWVLRHTPVVAPERPRKRGNSALAMGDAGVPLFHATNVVRNFYLERGATPMVQVLVGSSHEDWFSSLGWEPVPGGDSHFQLAPLSRALRTCNARSGARERRTNDAGEQLTARCNEEGDRVEVVLGAGTARGRAVLDGDWLGVHGVFVEPDRRRAGLGTAVMAELLDWGASRGATTAWLHVETDNHAGLAAYEGIGFVTHHSNRYLAAP; encoded by the coding sequence ATGCCGGACACGTCGGAACCCCACAGTGTGGGCAAGCACCTGCTTGGTCCCCACGTCGTGGGCCAGCGCGTGGTGGTCCGTCACCTGCTCCCCGACGGTCGCGCGACCGACGTCCTGGGCGTGTGCACGGCGTGGGGCGAGGATGCTCTCGTGATCGACCGGGAGGGCGTCGGGCCCGTGCAGGTCCGGCTGGCCGACCTCGTCACGGGCAAGCCGGTCCCGCCGCGCGCGTCCGTGCGCCAGCGAGTCTCGGCGCGCGAGGCCGAGGGACACGGGCTGGCGCTGTGGGCCGCGACCGAGCGGGTGGACCTGGGCGAGTGGGTGCTGCGCCATACGCCCGTCGTGGCCCCCGAGCGTCCCCGCAAGCGCGGCAACTCCGCCCTCGCCATGGGCGACGCCGGCGTGCCGCTCTTCCACGCCACCAACGTGGTGCGCAACTTCTATCTCGAGCGCGGCGCGACGCCGATGGTCCAGGTGCTCGTGGGATCGAGCCACGAGGACTGGTTCTCCTCGCTCGGCTGGGAGCCGGTCCCCGGCGGCGACTCGCACTTCCAGCTCGCGCCCCTCTCGCGCGCCCTGCGGACCTGCAACGCGCGGTCAGGTGCTCGAGAGCGCCGTACCAACGACGCAGGAGAGCAGCTGACAGCGCGTTGCAACGAGGAGGGGGACCGGGTCGAGGTGGTGCTCGGCGCGGGTACGGCGCGGGGCCGGGCCGTCCTCGACGGTGACTGGCTCGGCGTGCACGGCGTCTTCGTCGAGCCCGATCGCCGCCGCGCGGGGCTCGGGACGGCCGTCATGGCCGAGCTGCTCGACTGGGGTGCGTCCCGCGGGGCGACGACGGCGTGGCTGCACGTCGAGACCGACAACCACGCCGGCCTCGCGGCATACGAAGGAATTGGGTTCGTCACCCACCACTCCAACCGCTATCTCGCGGCGCCTTGA
- a CDS encoding esterase/lipase family protein, whose product MRRLLAVLTTSVLLAVAVALAPQPAHAFVGDPVGSNDWACAPTAAQPTPVVLVHGTFGDRRSLLDRISWRLEQRGFCVYSLDYGSRATGPIEESAAQLSTFVDRVLAATGAPKVSMVGHSQGGMMPRYYIKFLGGADKVDDLVGLAASNHGTSRSDSMGDSGSFCYSCTQQAAGSDFLTALNAGDESLGDVSYTNVVTRYDEVVVPFDSGHLAPGPGVTNVVLQDTCGLDLTEHVQIPQDGPAIAWALDALTRPGPADPAFRPSCLP is encoded by the coding sequence GTGCGCCGACTCCTCGCTGTCCTGACGACGTCAGTCCTGCTCGCTGTCGCTGTCGCGCTGGCGCCCCAGCCGGCCCACGCCTTCGTCGGCGACCCGGTCGGTTCCAACGACTGGGCCTGCGCGCCGACCGCTGCCCAGCCGACCCCGGTCGTGCTCGTGCACGGCACGTTCGGTGACCGCCGGAGCCTGCTCGACCGGATCTCCTGGCGTCTCGAGCAGCGCGGCTTCTGCGTCTACTCCCTCGACTACGGGTCCCGCGCCACCGGCCCCATCGAGGAATCAGCGGCCCAGCTGTCGACGTTCGTGGACCGGGTCCTTGCCGCCACCGGAGCGCCGAAGGTGAGCATGGTCGGCCACTCCCAGGGTGGGATGATGCCGCGCTACTACATCAAGTTCCTCGGTGGAGCCGACAAGGTCGACGACCTCGTTGGTCTGGCCGCCTCCAACCACGGCACCTCGCGCTCCGACTCGATGGGCGACTCGGGCTCCTTCTGCTACTCCTGCACCCAGCAGGCCGCCGGCTCGGACTTCCTCACCGCGCTCAACGCGGGAGACGAATCACTCGGCGACGTGAGCTACACCAACGTGGTGACGCGCTACGACGAGGTCGTCGTGCCCTTCGACTCCGGTCACCTCGCTCCGGGACCCGGAGTCACCAACGTGGTGCTCCAGGACACCTGCGGGCTCGACCTCACCGAGCACGTCCAGATCCCGCAGGACGGTCCCGCCATCGCCTGGGCGCTCGACGCGCTGACCCGTCCCGGTCCGGCCGACCCGGCGTTCCGCCCGAGCTGCCTGCCCTGA